From the Oleiphilus messinensis genome, one window contains:
- the lpxD gene encoding UDP-3-O-(3-hydroxymyristoyl)glucosamine N-acyltransferase → MLTETRLAIAEIAEILEAKIIGDASSEISSLATLQAAKTGQLAFLSNPVYKKHLAKSQASAIIVAPDVVTELFVERGGSWQFVSGEPLQSTFLVLDNPYLGFAKLTHLFDTAYQFEPRIETSAVIHPSVHVPDDCYIGHNAVIGEGCVLGRSVYIGANVSIGVNCHIGDRTRLWASVVLYSDITLGQDCIIHSGVVIGSDGFGNAKDGEKWFKIAQLGGVTVGDNVEIGANTTIDRGALGDTIIGDGVRIDNQVQIAHNVVIGDDAALAGCVGVAGSTTIGKRCVIGGATGVGGHLDIADDVYLTGMTMVTKSIKAPGLYSSGTGVEPNSKWRRMVARMRSLDEFAKKLKSLERKVDSLLG, encoded by the coding sequence ATGTTGACGGAAACGCGTTTGGCGATAGCTGAAATTGCTGAGATCCTGGAAGCAAAAATTATTGGTGATGCTTCTTCGGAGATTTCTAGTCTGGCAACCCTGCAGGCAGCTAAAACTGGACAGTTGGCGTTCCTGTCCAATCCGGTTTATAAGAAGCATCTGGCGAAAAGCCAGGCATCCGCCATCATCGTTGCGCCTGATGTGGTAACTGAGCTCTTCGTGGAGCGAGGTGGCTCGTGGCAATTTGTGTCTGGCGAGCCCCTGCAAAGTACTTTTCTGGTTCTGGATAACCCTTATCTCGGGTTTGCAAAACTTACCCATCTTTTTGATACGGCATATCAATTCGAACCGCGGATTGAAACATCTGCGGTGATTCATCCCTCCGTTCATGTTCCTGATGATTGTTATATAGGGCATAACGCCGTCATTGGCGAAGGCTGTGTTTTAGGTCGCTCGGTTTACATCGGGGCTAACGTCTCCATCGGAGTAAATTGTCATATCGGAGATCGAACCCGTCTTTGGGCCAGTGTTGTCCTCTACAGCGACATCACTTTGGGTCAGGATTGCATAATACACAGTGGCGTTGTTATCGGCTCAGATGGTTTTGGTAATGCGAAGGACGGAGAGAAGTGGTTTAAAATAGCACAGCTCGGCGGGGTCACGGTCGGTGATAATGTTGAGATTGGTGCGAATACAACAATAGACCGCGGCGCTTTGGGTGATACCATTATCGGTGATGGTGTAAGAATCGATAATCAGGTTCAGATTGCCCATAACGTGGTGATTGGCGACGATGCCGCATTGGCCGGATGTGTGGGTGTAGCAGGCAGCACCACGATTGGGAAGCGGTGTGTAATTGGTGGTGCAACAGGGGTCGGGGGGCACTTGGATATTGCCGATGATGTCTATTTAACTGGCATGACCATGGTCACCAAAAGCATCAAAGCACCTGGTCTTTATTCTTCTGGCACGGGCGTAGAGCCTAACAGCAAGTGGCGTAGAATGGTTGCAAGAATGCGCTCGTTAGATGAGTTTGCCAAAAAATTGAAGTCTTTAGAACGTAAAGTTGATAGTTTGCTAGGGTAG
- the lpxB gene encoding lipid-A-disaccharide synthase — protein sequence MKLEAAPAEANQIRIGIVAGEASGDILGAGLIRELKQHFPDAIFEGIGGPEMISEGFNSFFPMERLSVMGLVEVLGRIFELIGIRKSLKRHFLSVPPDVFIGIDSPDFTLGLELALRRRGIKTVHYVSPSVWAWRQKRIFKIAKATDLMLTLFPFEAKFYKEHQVPVKFVGHPLADMIPFQTNQLDARKRLALPESETIVALLPGSRSGEIHYLGDVFLESANLIAQKCPGVKFIIPYVNDERRQQIEALLKIKALQLPVTLISGKSRDVMAASDVVLMASGTATLEAMLLKKPMVVAYRMSALTYFIMSKLMKAPYIALPNLLAGSRLVPELIQAQASPENLAREVLIRLEDQSVQNQVQSAFLDLHQGLKQDASKQAGAAVANLIKHKPA from the coding sequence TTGAAGCTCGAAGCGGCACCTGCTGAGGCAAATCAAATCAGGATCGGTATTGTTGCTGGAGAAGCCTCTGGTGACATATTAGGCGCGGGTTTGATCCGGGAGCTGAAGCAGCATTTTCCTGATGCGATATTTGAAGGTATCGGTGGTCCGGAAATGATTTCAGAAGGGTTTAACAGTTTCTTCCCCATGGAACGGTTGTCTGTAATGGGGTTGGTGGAAGTGCTTGGTCGGATCTTCGAGTTGATCGGTATTCGGAAGTCATTGAAACGACATTTTCTCTCCGTACCGCCTGACGTTTTTATCGGCATCGATTCCCCGGATTTTACCCTCGGACTGGAGTTGGCCTTGCGGCGGCGAGGCATTAAAACGGTTCATTATGTTAGTCCTTCCGTATGGGCCTGGCGTCAAAAAAGAATTTTTAAAATTGCCAAAGCCACTGATTTGATGTTGACCTTATTCCCCTTTGAGGCCAAGTTTTATAAAGAGCATCAGGTTCCGGTAAAGTTTGTTGGTCACCCATTAGCGGATATGATCCCTTTTCAAACGAACCAGCTTGATGCTCGAAAGCGACTGGCATTACCCGAATCTGAAACCATTGTGGCATTGTTACCGGGAAGCCGAAGTGGCGAAATCCATTATCTTGGTGATGTGTTTCTCGAATCTGCAAACTTGATCGCGCAAAAGTGTCCCGGGGTCAAGTTTATCATTCCCTATGTTAATGATGAGCGAAGGCAGCAAATAGAAGCGCTGCTTAAAATAAAAGCGCTGCAGTTGCCTGTAACGTTGATTTCTGGAAAATCCAGAGATGTTATGGCCGCCTCGGATGTGGTGTTGATGGCATCAGGAACAGCAACGCTTGAGGCGATGTTGTTGAAAAAGCCGATGGTTGTCGCTTACCGGATGTCCGCGCTAACCTATTTCATTATGAGTAAGTTAATGAAAGCGCCGTACATCGCGCTGCCCAATCTTTTAGCTGGTTCAAGGTTGGTTCCAGAATTGATTCAGGCTCAGGCGTCACCCGAGAACCTGGCACGGGAAGTGTTGATCCGATTAGAAGATCAATCTGTACAAAATCAAGTGCAAAGTGCGTTTCTGGATCTGCATCAGGGCTTGAAACAGGATGCCAGTAAGCAGGCCGGAGCGGCAGTGGCAAATCTAATCAAGCACAAACCGGCATGA
- the rnhB gene encoding ribonuclease HII, producing the protein MADIEVDIPYSGSLLAGVDEVGRGPLVGAVVTAAVVLDPAKPIPELNDSKKLSEKRRDALAEQIRASALAWSLGRAEPEEIDRLNIFQATMLAMQRAVDGLSVKPEFVVVDGNKLPKWGYASLAIVKGDGRVPAISAASILAKVARDAEMVELDRRYPQYGFAKHKGYPTKAHFLALEQFGCLKEHRRSFKPVQNVLDRQDETDERSLQQLQIPL; encoded by the coding sequence GTGGCTGATATTGAAGTAGATATTCCTTATTCCGGGAGCTTGTTAGCCGGTGTTGATGAGGTTGGCCGTGGCCCGCTTGTTGGCGCCGTGGTAACGGCTGCTGTGGTGCTGGATCCAGCAAAACCGATACCCGAACTGAACGACTCCAAGAAGTTGAGCGAAAAACGACGGGATGCTTTAGCTGAACAAATACGAGCGTCGGCATTGGCATGGAGTTTGGGGCGAGCGGAGCCGGAAGAGATAGACCGCTTAAATATATTCCAGGCGACAATGTTAGCAATGCAAAGAGCAGTAGACGGACTTTCCGTAAAGCCGGAATTTGTCGTTGTCGATGGTAATAAATTGCCAAAGTGGGGTTACGCCAGTCTGGCGATTGTAAAAGGCGACGGTCGTGTTCCTGCCATTAGTGCTGCTTCGATCCTCGCAAAAGTCGCGAGAGATGCGGAAATGGTTGAGCTTGATCGTCGCTATCCGCAATATGGTTTCGCAAAACATAAGGGGTATCCGACGAAAGCTCATTTTCTCGCCCTTGAGCAGTTTGGTTGTCTCAAGGAGCATCGACGGTCCTTTAAGCCGGTGCAAAATGTGCTGGATAGACAAGACGAAACAGATGAACGTAGCCTTCAACAATTACAGATCCCACTGTAA
- the lpxA gene encoding acyl-ACP--UDP-N-acetylglucosamine O-acyltransferase, whose translation MAIHEQAIVDPSAQIADDVVIGPWTYIGPDVVIDEGSWISSHVVIKGPTQIGKRNKVFQFSSVGEDCQDKKYSGEPTRLVIGDDNVIRESCTIHRGTVQDAGITSIGSRNLLMAYTHVAHDCIVGNDIILANNATLAGHVHVDDWAILGGGTMVHQFCKIGAHSMCAGGSIVLRDVPAYVMAGGQSASAHGLNSEGLKRRGYTPETILSLKRAYKVVYRQGLTLAQATEILNESADTPELKLFLDSIKRSDRGIIR comes from the coding sequence ATGGCAATTCACGAACAAGCCATCGTCGATCCATCAGCGCAGATTGCTGATGATGTAGTCATTGGTCCCTGGACGTACATTGGCCCTGATGTGGTTATTGATGAAGGTAGCTGGATCTCCTCCCATGTCGTGATCAAAGGTCCGACTCAAATTGGTAAACGCAACAAAGTTTTTCAGTTTTCCAGTGTTGGAGAAGATTGTCAGGATAAAAAATACAGCGGTGAACCGACCCGGTTGGTTATTGGCGATGATAATGTTATTCGGGAAAGTTGTACTATCCACCGGGGTACTGTTCAGGATGCCGGTATTACATCGATTGGTAGCCGAAATCTGCTGATGGCTTATACTCACGTTGCCCACGATTGCATTGTTGGCAATGATATTATCCTGGCAAATAATGCGACTTTGGCTGGGCATGTCCATGTGGATGATTGGGCGATTCTGGGGGGCGGCACGATGGTTCACCAGTTTTGCAAGATTGGTGCGCATAGCATGTGTGCGGGAGGCAGTATCGTACTCCGGGATGTGCCTGCGTATGTCATGGCGGGTGGACAGTCTGCGTCAGCTCACGGCTTGAATTCGGAAGGATTGAAGCGCCGTGGATACACCCCTGAGACTATTCTTTCTTTGAAGCGCGCTTACAAGGTGGTCTATCGCCAAGGACTGACTTTGGCTCAGGCTACGGAAATATTGAATGAGTCGGCAGATACCCCTGAATTAAAATTGTTCCTTGATTCTATAAAACGATCCGATAGAGGCATCATCCGTTGA
- the fabZ gene encoding 3-hydroxyacyl-ACP dehydratase FabZ: MEMDIELILEYLPHRYPFLLVDRVLEIEKGKSIVGYKNVTMNEHFFSGHFPGKPIMPGVLILEAMAQISGILGFVTNDRKPAPGIIQVFAGSNRVRFKRPVVPGDQLTLYSNLIADKHGIWKFDCKATVGDEVACVAEIMTAERGS; this comes from the coding sequence ATGGAAATGGATATTGAGCTTATTCTTGAGTATCTCCCGCATCGCTATCCATTTTTATTAGTGGATCGGGTGCTCGAGATCGAAAAGGGTAAGTCAATCGTGGGTTACAAAAACGTAACCATGAATGAACACTTCTTCAGTGGTCATTTCCCGGGTAAGCCAATTATGCCTGGAGTGTTAATTTTGGAGGCAATGGCGCAGATTTCTGGAATTCTGGGTTTTGTCACCAATGATCGCAAACCCGCTCCCGGAATTATTCAAGTTTTTGCCGGTTCAAATCGGGTTCGTTTCAAGCGACCTGTGGTGCCGGGCGACCAGTTGACCCTGTATTCCAACCTGATTGCTGACAAGCATGGTATCTGGAAGTTCGACTGTAAAGCTACTGTCGGTGACGAGGTTGCCTGTGTAGCGGAAATTATGACTGCAGAGAGAGGGAGTTAA
- the bamA gene encoding outer membrane protein assembly factor BamA, with protein sequence MRLSLLLVLSLFVAFSVRAVDFTVSDIRIEGLQRVSAGSVFSALPVSVGDRVDTFKINDAMQSLFKTGLFTDIEMGRDQNVLILTVAERPSVTKIEIEGNKAIETDDLLDGLTAAGLSEGQVFKRLTLEKLELEILRSYVAQGRYNASIEASVEELPRNRVAIKIDIDEGDIASILHINVVGNEVFSDEELTDLMELKTPGFWSFIFNDDKYAKEKLSGDLERIRSYYLDRGYLKFSIESTQVSISPEKDAVFITLNVKEGPLFTVKDVKLKGDLIVTEEELRKLILLQPGEHFSRVKLTTTSDIMAKRLGKEGYTFANISGIPEAHEDNSTTVTFFVDPGRRTYVRRINFRGNVGTSDEVLRQEMRQMEGAVASTDLIEMSKSRLERLGFFKDVSVETPAVPGYPDLIDVNYTVEEQPSGSLSASLGYSQGGGFIIGTSISENNFFGSGRRVSFGMNFSESVKSASFSYLNPYFTVDGVSRGFSVSARQTDYEEQDISDFTLDTLSAGMTFGYPINNYSRLNFGVSANNSKIKIGERPALEISNFIAENGDDFDMFSVSGSWTRNTLNRGVLPTKGMSQSLSLEVMLPGVSDLEFYKLNYRNNLYVPIDNLHKWALHFRGELGYGDGYGSTDSLPFFEHYYAGGFGSVRGWESSSLGPRSTPHVDDVGEAEPFGGNIMMEGTAAFIFPMPFVKDQRSMRSSLFIDAGNVFDPDRNYDLDFAEIRYSVGIGFSWITAIGPLAFSIAKPLNDEDGDETQVFQFSLGQPL encoded by the coding sequence ATGAGGCTTTCCTTACTTCTAGTTCTTTCTTTGTTTGTCGCATTTTCAGTTAGGGCCGTAGATTTTACCGTTTCGGATATTCGAATCGAAGGGTTGCAGAGAGTTTCTGCCGGATCTGTGTTCAGTGCATTACCCGTGAGTGTTGGAGATCGGGTGGACACGTTTAAAATAAATGACGCAATGCAGTCTCTATTCAAGACAGGATTGTTTACGGACATCGAGATGGGGCGCGATCAAAATGTGTTGATTTTGACCGTGGCAGAGCGCCCCTCAGTTACCAAAATCGAAATTGAAGGCAATAAAGCAATCGAAACGGATGACCTTCTGGATGGTCTGACCGCAGCAGGTTTGTCTGAAGGGCAGGTTTTCAAGCGGCTCACGCTGGAGAAGCTGGAGTTGGAGATCCTTCGGTCATATGTCGCACAGGGACGATACAATGCTTCTATTGAAGCTTCTGTGGAAGAATTGCCTCGTAATCGTGTAGCGATCAAGATTGATATTGATGAGGGCGATATCGCTTCGATTCTTCATATCAACGTGGTGGGTAACGAAGTCTTTTCCGATGAAGAGTTGACGGATTTAATGGAGCTTAAGACCCCTGGTTTTTGGTCCTTTATCTTCAATGACGATAAATATGCCAAGGAAAAGCTCAGTGGGGATCTTGAGCGGATTCGTAGTTACTATCTGGACCGCGGCTATCTCAAGTTTTCGATCGAGTCGACCCAGGTTTCAATCTCACCAGAAAAAGATGCTGTATTTATCACCTTGAATGTGAAAGAAGGGCCACTTTTTACAGTCAAAGACGTAAAGTTGAAAGGGGACTTGATTGTAACGGAGGAAGAGCTTCGGAAGTTGATCCTGTTACAGCCAGGCGAGCACTTTTCCCGGGTCAAGCTTACCACCACATCGGACATTATGGCTAAACGGCTTGGTAAAGAGGGGTATACCTTCGCAAACATCAGTGGTATCCCTGAGGCCCATGAAGATAACAGCACGACGGTTACCTTTTTTGTTGACCCAGGGCGTCGAACTTATGTTCGGCGGATAAATTTCCGGGGCAATGTCGGCACCAGTGACGAAGTACTCCGTCAGGAAATGCGCCAGATGGAAGGTGCTGTTGCTTCTACAGACTTGATTGAAATGTCCAAATCCAGGCTGGAGCGATTGGGCTTTTTCAAGGATGTCAGTGTAGAGACGCCTGCAGTTCCCGGTTATCCTGACCTTATTGATGTTAACTATACAGTGGAAGAACAACCCTCCGGTAGCCTTTCCGCAAGCTTGGGTTATTCACAGGGTGGCGGTTTCATTATTGGAACCAGCATATCTGAAAATAACTTTTTTGGCTCAGGGCGCCGTGTTTCATTTGGCATGAACTTCAGTGAGTCGGTTAAGAGTGCCAGCTTTTCCTATCTCAACCCTTACTTCACGGTAGACGGGGTGAGCCGTGGCTTTAGCGTTTCGGCACGGCAAACTGACTACGAAGAGCAGGATATTTCAGACTTTACATTGGATACACTTTCTGCGGGAATGACCTTTGGGTATCCGATTAATAACTATTCGAGGCTCAATTTTGGGGTTAGTGCAAACAACTCGAAAATTAAGATTGGCGAAAGACCTGCGCTCGAAATCAGTAATTTTATTGCGGAAAATGGCGATGACTTTGATATGTTCTCGGTTTCGGGCAGTTGGACCCGTAATACTCTGAATCGCGGTGTGCTCCCGACTAAAGGCATGTCCCAGTCATTATCACTGGAAGTTATGCTACCGGGTGTAAGTGACCTTGAGTTCTATAAATTAAATTACCGGAATAACCTCTACGTCCCCATCGATAACCTCCATAAATGGGCTTTACATTTCCGGGGTGAACTTGGCTATGGGGACGGGTATGGCAGTACCGATTCATTGCCGTTTTTTGAGCATTATTATGCTGGAGGTTTTGGCTCGGTACGGGGTTGGGAATCCAGTTCCCTGGGACCACGTTCAACACCCCATGTTGACGATGTGGGCGAAGCTGAACCCTTCGGTGGAAACATTATGATGGAAGGTACTGCCGCATTTATTTTTCCGATGCCATTCGTAAAAGATCAACGTTCCATGCGTTCCAGTTTGTTCATTGATGCCGGTAATGTCTTTGATCCGGATCGGAACTATGATCTGGATTTCGCGGAAATTCGCTATTCAGTCGGGATTGGTTTTTCGTGGATTACCGCGATTGGTCCGCTGGCCTTCAGTATTGCTAAACCACTTAATGATGAAGATGGCGATGAGACTCAGGTATTTCAATTCTCGCTTGGACAACCATTGTAA
- a CDS encoding OmpH family outer membrane protein, whose translation MKALKHGLFCLLVLFGTMNVQAETKIAVVDIRAALFNSEAAQAFGEKLKQEFAKDESEVKKVGDEAQKMQERIKKDAAMMSDSERAKMASEFELKAKEFNYLKNKFESAVNTRKQDFLRDSKPKLDRALEEVAKAEKVDLLLPREATLFVVPSLDLTPKVIEKLNAK comes from the coding sequence ATGAAAGCATTGAAGCACGGTCTGTTTTGCCTTCTGGTGCTGTTTGGGACTATGAATGTTCAGGCTGAGACCAAAATTGCAGTAGTGGATATTCGCGCAGCGCTATTCAACTCAGAAGCGGCCCAGGCATTTGGCGAAAAATTGAAGCAGGAGTTTGCCAAAGATGAGTCTGAAGTAAAAAAGGTTGGTGATGAAGCGCAAAAGATGCAAGAGCGCATAAAGAAAGATGCCGCCATGATGAGTGATTCCGAGCGGGCGAAAATGGCGAGTGAGTTCGAACTTAAGGCAAAGGAATTCAATTATCTTAAAAATAAATTTGAAAGTGCTGTGAATACTCGTAAACAGGATTTCTTGCGTGACTCGAAGCCCAAGCTGGATCGTGCATTGGAAGAGGTTGCAAAAGCCGAGAAAGTCGATTTGCTATTGCCTCGTGAAGCAACGCTTTTTGTTGTACCGTCATTAGATCTAACACCAAAAGTAATTGAGAAGTTGAACGCAAAATAA